In a genomic window of Periophthalmus magnuspinnatus isolate fPerMag1 chromosome 3, fPerMag1.2.pri, whole genome shotgun sequence:
- the rab27a gene encoding ras-related protein Rab-27A — MSDGDYDYLIKFLALGDSGVGKTSFLYQYTDGKFNSKFITTVGIDFREKRVVYKSTGPDGSSGKGQKIHMQLWDTAGQERFRSLTTAFFRDAMGFLLLFDLTNEQSFLNVRNWMSQLQIHAYCENPDIVLCGNKCDLSDQRAVSEDEARELAEKYGIPYFETSAANGQNVNQAVDVLLDLIMKRMERCVDKSWIPDGTVRANGNTNADLSESPDKSKCTC; from the exons ATGTCTGATGGGGACTACGATTACCTCATCAAATTCCTGGCCCTAGGTGACTCTGGCGTAGGAAAGACCAGCTTTTTGTACCAGTACACAGATGGCAAATTCAACTCCAAGTTCATCACTACAGTGGGCATCGACTTTAGAGAAAAACGCGTG GTTTATAAATCCACTGGCCCTGATGGCTCTTCAGGTAAAGGGCAAAAGATCCACATGCAGCTGTGGGACACTGCAGGCCAAGAGAG GTTTCGCAGTTTGACTACAGCTTTCTTTCGGGATGCCATGGGTTTTCTCCTTCTGTTTGACCTCACAAACGAACAGAGCTTCTTGAATGTCAGAAATTGGATGA GTCAGTTGCAAATCCATGCTTACTGTGAAAATCCAGACATCGTTTTGTGTGGGAACAAGTGTGACCTCTCCGATCAGAGAGCGGTCAGTGAAGACGAGGCCCGTGAGCTGGCTGAGAAATATGG AATACCCTACTTTGAGACCAGTGCTGCCAATGGCCAAAATGTAAACCAGGCTGTTGATGTTCTGTTGGATCTAATCATGAAGCGAATGGAGCGCTGTGTGGACAAGTCCTGGATTCCAGATGGGACGGTCCGAGCAAACGGAAACACAAACGCAGACCTGTCAGAAAGTCCTGATAAAAGCAAGTGTACGTGTTGA
- the vrk3 gene encoding inactive serine/threonine-protein kinase VRK3 isoform X1 yields the protein MAFHFCPQCGTKLQPDFKFCPACGEKLTCPEALGAIASTLSPSKTPVHKGPTLSPVCEPKAVTASRTTSIVSSRPPLHKTRNSLRLDNLSIKDTSSPVTFPVNAPFNNANEADSRGEALESSCLAKSPRNVRGKAKRKAEEISEDAAVLTVPLHSPIKSPNSKSPLKGKGKSKKTKAIPALEPLLEGTDVTDTNGKKWKLVRLLSHATTELIYEVSPPNAKESNYIVKLGAKDGKIFNEQNFLQRAAKPASIERWVKQHKMDFIGLPQCIGFGLHANSYRFLVFPNMGHSLQSLMNNQNTLLSEVTVLQLACRLLDILVYIHSNEYIHADINAENVYINQGQGSQVYLVGYNHAFRYCPGGHHVEYREGSRTPNEGAVESISLDCHSGAAPSRRSDLQSLGYCMLYWHTGTLPWTTLSQPEHIAAEKRRYIKDVPSLLHHCFKKKKVSGAFQSFLSAVMALEYNEQPDYNALKSGLSAALNQLGGSVEETLCV from the exons ATGGCTTTCCACTTCTGCCCTCAGTGTGGAACAAAGCTGCAGCCAGATTTTAAATTTTGTCCTGCATGTGGAGAGAAGCTGACCTGTCCTGAGGCTCTTGGTGCAATAGCCTCCACTCTGTCTCCTTCCAAAACCCCAGTGCATAAAGGCCCAACTTTAAGTCCAGTCTGTGAACCCAAAGCTG TTACAGCTTCTCGTACCACAAGTATAGTATCATCTCGTCCACCACTTCACAAGACTCGTAACTCACTTCGTCTGGACAATCTCAGTATCAAAGATACTTCCTCACCAGTGACATTTCCTGTAAATGCTCCCTTTAataatgcaaatgaag CTGACAGTCGAGGGGAGGCTTTAGAGTCTTCTTGTTTAGCAAAATCACCCAGAAATG TTAGGGGAAAAGCTAAACGAAAGGCTGAGGAGATTTCTGAAGATGCAGCAGTTTTAACAGTACCACTGCATTCACCGATAAAGTCGCCAAATTCAAAGTCTCCTTTAAAAG GGAAAGGGAAATCTAAAAAGACAAAAGCTATTCCTGCTTTGGAGCCTCTTCTGGAAGGGACAGATGTGACAGACACCAATGGAAAAAAGTGGAAGTTGGTCAGATTGCTCAGTCATGCAACAACAGAGCTCATTTATGAAG tttcacCACCAAATGCAAAAGAATCAAACTACATTGTCAAACTG ggggcaAAGGATGGCAAAATCTTTAATGAACAGAATTTTTTGCAAAGAGCGGCTAAACCTGCATCGA TAGAAAGATGGGTCAAACAGCACAAGATGGATTTTATTGGACTTCCTCAATGCATTGGCTTTGGACTACATGCAAACTCTTACAG gtTTTTGGTCTTTCCAAACATGGGCCACTCTCTCCAATCtttaatgaataatcaaaacACACTTTTGTCAGAGGTTACAGTTCTTCAACTAGCTTGCCGCTta CTTGACATCTTGGTGTATATCCATTCAAATGAGTACATCCATGCTGATATTAATGCAGAAAATGTCTACATCAATCAAGGACAAGGGTCACAa GTGTATCTTGTAGGATACAACCATGCCTTCAGGTATTGTCCTGGTGGTCATCATGTGGAGTACAGAGAAGGAAGCAGAACACCAAATGAGGGTGCTGTAGAGTCTATCAGTTTAGACTGTCACAGTGGTGCAG CTCCATCTCGTCGCAGTGATCTACAGTCTCTGGGTTACTGTATGCTGTATTGGCACACAGGAACTTTACCGTGGACTACATTGAGTCAACCCGAACATATTGCTGCAGAGAAAAGAAG GTATATCAAAGATGTACCTAGCCTTCTGCACCACTGCTTTAAAAAGAAGAAAGTGTCTG GTGCTTTTCAGTCTTTCTTGTCTGCTGTGATGGCCCTGGAGTACAATGAGCAGCCAGACTACAACGCACTGAagtctggactcagtgcagccTTAAACCAGCTGGGTGGGTCTGTGGAGGAGACTCTCTGCGTTTAG
- the vrk3 gene encoding inactive serine/threonine-protein kinase VRK3 isoform X2, protein MAFHFCPQCGTKLQPDFKFCPACGEKLTCPEALGAIASTLSPSKTPVHKGPTLSPVCEPKAVTASRTTSIVSSRPPLHKTRNSLRLDNLSIKDTSSPVTFPVNAPFNNANEADSRGEALESSCLAKSPRNVRGKAKRKAEEISEDAAVLTVPLHSPIKSPNSKSPLKGKGKSKKTKAIPALEPLLEGTDVTDTNGKKWKLVRLLSHATTELIYEVSPPNAKESNYIVKLGAKDGKIFNEQNFLQRAAKPASIERWVKQHKMDFIGLPQCIGFGLHANSYRFLVFPNMGHSLQSLMNNQNTLLSEVTVLQLACRLLDILVYIHSNEYIHADINAENVYINQGQGSQVYLVGYNHAFRYCPGGHHVEYREGSRTPNEGAVESISLDCHSGAAPSRRSDLQSLGYCMLYWHTGTLPWTTLSQPEHIAAEKRSLFYVYLGISKMYLAFCTTALKRRKCLVLFSLSCLL, encoded by the exons ATGGCTTTCCACTTCTGCCCTCAGTGTGGAACAAAGCTGCAGCCAGATTTTAAATTTTGTCCTGCATGTGGAGAGAAGCTGACCTGTCCTGAGGCTCTTGGTGCAATAGCCTCCACTCTGTCTCCTTCCAAAACCCCAGTGCATAAAGGCCCAACTTTAAGTCCAGTCTGTGAACCCAAAGCTG TTACAGCTTCTCGTACCACAAGTATAGTATCATCTCGTCCACCACTTCACAAGACTCGTAACTCACTTCGTCTGGACAATCTCAGTATCAAAGATACTTCCTCACCAGTGACATTTCCTGTAAATGCTCCCTTTAataatgcaaatgaag CTGACAGTCGAGGGGAGGCTTTAGAGTCTTCTTGTTTAGCAAAATCACCCAGAAATG TTAGGGGAAAAGCTAAACGAAAGGCTGAGGAGATTTCTGAAGATGCAGCAGTTTTAACAGTACCACTGCATTCACCGATAAAGTCGCCAAATTCAAAGTCTCCTTTAAAAG GGAAAGGGAAATCTAAAAAGACAAAAGCTATTCCTGCTTTGGAGCCTCTTCTGGAAGGGACAGATGTGACAGACACCAATGGAAAAAAGTGGAAGTTGGTCAGATTGCTCAGTCATGCAACAACAGAGCTCATTTATGAAG tttcacCACCAAATGCAAAAGAATCAAACTACATTGTCAAACTG ggggcaAAGGATGGCAAAATCTTTAATGAACAGAATTTTTTGCAAAGAGCGGCTAAACCTGCATCGA TAGAAAGATGGGTCAAACAGCACAAGATGGATTTTATTGGACTTCCTCAATGCATTGGCTTTGGACTACATGCAAACTCTTACAG gtTTTTGGTCTTTCCAAACATGGGCCACTCTCTCCAATCtttaatgaataatcaaaacACACTTTTGTCAGAGGTTACAGTTCTTCAACTAGCTTGCCGCTta CTTGACATCTTGGTGTATATCCATTCAAATGAGTACATCCATGCTGATATTAATGCAGAAAATGTCTACATCAATCAAGGACAAGGGTCACAa GTGTATCTTGTAGGATACAACCATGCCTTCAGGTATTGTCCTGGTGGTCATCATGTGGAGTACAGAGAAGGAAGCAGAACACCAAATGAGGGTGCTGTAGAGTCTATCAGTTTAGACTGTCACAGTGGTGCAG CTCCATCTCGTCGCAGTGATCTACAGTCTCTGGGTTACTGTATGCTGTATTGGCACACAGGAACTTTACCGTGGACTACATTGAGTCAACCCGAACATATTGCTGCAGAGAAAAGAAG tttgttttatgtgtatttagGTATATCAAAGATGTACCTAGCCTTCTGCACCACTGCTTTAAAAAGAAGAAAGTGTCTG GTGCTTTTCAGTCTTTCTTGTCTGCTGTGA
- the LOC117388024 gene encoding rho family-interacting cell polarization regulator 1-like isoform X1: protein MFTGSTKLPPTKTPQPERLDEVYAALRRGLQSYLQVHQLELDSLGQQSRENKRNGRLGSLYELDKQVKAIERFMRRLEFHLSKVEELYDAYCIQRRLRDGASKMVAAFNLASGSREARESLSEANKGYKECTEHMCSLESELESHMGEFHVKMKGLAGFARLCAGDQYEVLMRYGRQRWRLRGRVEVGNKQIWDSEEYIFMPLITELLSIKVTELKSLANHVVVGTVSCEMLDLFCPLPQTLAVDINDLGTVKLNLEVTWSPFDKDDPTSSSSTVSKRLLSNQSPPDTPSMREQVFYSLLKRQGEVENGTVWSNSSESSDDSSSPALAHPTQRLIASNLLQTTLTNQLSLSPHKSSASTPSLSSNHEEEESETPEVFCLNDTVPNGHLQTPLSDCKVSDRASLQSADLSETSVDLCCSCPDVSESPTPLVDSLSEVSCDQQKDSVLESTETDVVTGEFTEGPLENYEEETKENEQPAPSEDMHHAEKDEESPGAPFPTSASFNQEVETALESFDFLNCSDLEEEENEKDDDIHEEVKQKEEVVQEVDQIQSVEDHNESIDETAKDKEKEDIFSEGSDEEVDGDLNIIMEAPEGFRNSDEDRYSESQESSVADLQDLGQIEMPEEPQTSDQEKGEEQHEEATSHDQEEPSAPSQLATTVF from the exons ATGTTCACAGGCTCCACCAAACTGCCTCCCACTAAAACGCCTCAGCCTGAGAGGTTGGATGAAGTGTATGCAGCTCTACGCAGAGGACTACA GTCATACCTACAGGTCCATCAGCTGGAGCTGGACAGTCTGGGCCAGCAGAGTAGAGAAAACAAAAGGAATGGGCGCTTG ggGTCGTTGTATGAACTAGATAAG CAAGTTAAAGCCATAGAAAGGTTTATGCGCCGTCTTGAATTCCACCTCAGCAAG GTTGAGGAGTTGTATGATGCTTATTGTATTCAACGGCGACTACGTGATGGAGCAAGCAAAATGGTGGCAGCCTTTAATTTGGCCAGTGGCAGTAGAGAGGCCAGAGAAAGTCTAAGTGAAGCCAACAAAGGCTACAAGGAATGCACAGAA CATATGTGCAGTCTTGAAAGTGAACTAGAGAGCCACATGGGAGAGTTTCATGTCAAGATGAAGG GACTTGCTGGCTTTGCGCGGTTATGTGCTGGTGACCAATATGAG GTTCTTATGCGTTATGGACGGCAACGCTGGAGGCTCAGAGGTCGTGTGGAAGTCGGCAACAAGCAAATATGGGACAGTGAGGAGTACATATTCATGCCTCTGATCACTGAACTCCTGTCCATAAAG GTGACGGAGCTGAAGAGCCTGGCAAATCATGTCGTAGTGGGCACTGTGTCGTGCGAAATGCTGGATCTGTTCTGCCCACTTCCCCAGACGCTGGCAGTGGACATCAACGATCTGGGAACAGTGAAGCTCAATTTAGAGGTCACGTGGAG TCCATTTGATAAGGATGATCCGACGTCGTCCAGCAGTACAGTCTCCAAGCGGCTGCTGTCCAACCAGAGCCCCCCAGACACTCCCTCCATGAGAGAGCAGGTGTTTTAT TCTTTGCTGAAGCGACAGGGTGAAGTGGAGAATGGGACTGTGTGGTCCAACTCGTCTGAATCCTCTGATGATTCATCAAGTCCAGCCTTGGCTCACCCGACACAACGCCTTATTGCATCAAACCTGCTGCAGACTACTCTCACCAATCAGCTGTCACTCAGTCCTCACAAATCCAGTGCATCCACTCCATCGCTCTCCTCTAAccatgaggaggaggagtcagagaCACCTGAGGTTTTCTGTTTAAACGATACAGTGCCTAACGGTCACCTTCAGACACCCCTCTCTGACTGTAAAGTGTCTGACAGAGCATCCCTCCAGTCTGCCGACCTCTCAGAGACCTCTGTAGACCTGTGCTGCTCCTGTCCGGATGTGTCTGAGTCCCCCACCCCGTTGGTGGACAGTTTGTCTGAGGTCAGCTGTGATCAGCAAAAAGACTCAGTATTAGAGAGTACAGAGACAGATGTGGTGACAGGGGAATTTACCGAAGGACCACTAGAAAACTACGAAGAGGAGACTAAAGAGAACGAGCAGCCAGCACCCTCTGAGGATATGCACCACGCTGAGAAGGATGAGGAATCTCCAGGG GCTCCTTTCCCAACATCTGCAAGTTTCAACCAAGAAGTGGAAACAGCTCTGGAAAGTTTTGACTTCCTCAACTGTTCTGAcctggaggaagaagagaatgagaaagaTGATGACATTCATGAAGAGGTCAAACAAAAGGAAGAGGTTGTACAAGAAGTGGACCAAATTCAGTCAGTAGAGGACCATAACGAATCCATAGACGAGACTGCAAAGGATAAAGAAAAGGAAGATATTTTCTCAGAAGGAAG TGATGAAGAGGTggatggtgatctaaatataatTATGGAGGCTCCAGAAGGATTTAGGAACTCTGATGAAGACCGTTATTCTGAAtcacag GAGTCAAGTGTTGCTGACCTGCAGGATCTGGGTCAGATTGAAATGCCAGAGGAACCACAGACATCCGACCAAGAAAAGGGAGAGGAGCAACATG aggAAGCAACGTCTCATGATCAGGAGGAGCCCTCAGCACCCAGCCAACTGGCTACAACTGTCTTCTAA
- the LOC117388024 gene encoding rho family-interacting cell polarization regulator 1-like isoform X2: protein MFTGSTKLPPTKTPQPERLDEVYAALRRGLQSYLQVHQLELDSLGQQSRENKRNGRLGSLYELDKQVKAIERFMRRLEFHLSKVEELYDAYCIQRRLRDGASKMVAAFNLASGSREARESLSEANKGYKECTEHMCSLESELESHMGEFHVKMKGLAGFARLCAGDQYEVLMRYGRQRWRLRGRVEVGNKQIWDSEEYIFMPLITELLSIKVTELKSLANHVVVGTVSCEMLDLFCPLPQTLAVDINDLGTVKLNLEVTWSPFDKDDPTSSSSTVSKRLLSNQSPPDTPSMREQVFYSLLKRQGEVENGTVWSNSSESSDDSSSPALAHPTQRLIASNLLQTTLTNQLSLSPHKSSASTPSLSSNHEEEESETPEVFCLNDTVPNGHLQTPLSDCKVSDRASLQSADLSETSVDLCCSCPDVSESPTPLVDSLSEVSCDQQKDSVLESTETDVVTGEFTEGPLENYEEETKENEQPAPSEDMHHAEKDEESPGAPFPTSASFNQEVETALESFDFLNCSDLEEEENEKDDDIHEEVKQKEEVVQEVDQIQSVEDHNESIDETAKDKEKEDIFSEGSDEEVDGDLNIIMEAPEGFRNSDEDRYSESQSSVADLQDLGQIEMPEEPQTSDQEKGEEQHEEATSHDQEEPSAPSQLATTVF, encoded by the exons ATGTTCACAGGCTCCACCAAACTGCCTCCCACTAAAACGCCTCAGCCTGAGAGGTTGGATGAAGTGTATGCAGCTCTACGCAGAGGACTACA GTCATACCTACAGGTCCATCAGCTGGAGCTGGACAGTCTGGGCCAGCAGAGTAGAGAAAACAAAAGGAATGGGCGCTTG ggGTCGTTGTATGAACTAGATAAG CAAGTTAAAGCCATAGAAAGGTTTATGCGCCGTCTTGAATTCCACCTCAGCAAG GTTGAGGAGTTGTATGATGCTTATTGTATTCAACGGCGACTACGTGATGGAGCAAGCAAAATGGTGGCAGCCTTTAATTTGGCCAGTGGCAGTAGAGAGGCCAGAGAAAGTCTAAGTGAAGCCAACAAAGGCTACAAGGAATGCACAGAA CATATGTGCAGTCTTGAAAGTGAACTAGAGAGCCACATGGGAGAGTTTCATGTCAAGATGAAGG GACTTGCTGGCTTTGCGCGGTTATGTGCTGGTGACCAATATGAG GTTCTTATGCGTTATGGACGGCAACGCTGGAGGCTCAGAGGTCGTGTGGAAGTCGGCAACAAGCAAATATGGGACAGTGAGGAGTACATATTCATGCCTCTGATCACTGAACTCCTGTCCATAAAG GTGACGGAGCTGAAGAGCCTGGCAAATCATGTCGTAGTGGGCACTGTGTCGTGCGAAATGCTGGATCTGTTCTGCCCACTTCCCCAGACGCTGGCAGTGGACATCAACGATCTGGGAACAGTGAAGCTCAATTTAGAGGTCACGTGGAG TCCATTTGATAAGGATGATCCGACGTCGTCCAGCAGTACAGTCTCCAAGCGGCTGCTGTCCAACCAGAGCCCCCCAGACACTCCCTCCATGAGAGAGCAGGTGTTTTAT TCTTTGCTGAAGCGACAGGGTGAAGTGGAGAATGGGACTGTGTGGTCCAACTCGTCTGAATCCTCTGATGATTCATCAAGTCCAGCCTTGGCTCACCCGACACAACGCCTTATTGCATCAAACCTGCTGCAGACTACTCTCACCAATCAGCTGTCACTCAGTCCTCACAAATCCAGTGCATCCACTCCATCGCTCTCCTCTAAccatgaggaggaggagtcagagaCACCTGAGGTTTTCTGTTTAAACGATACAGTGCCTAACGGTCACCTTCAGACACCCCTCTCTGACTGTAAAGTGTCTGACAGAGCATCCCTCCAGTCTGCCGACCTCTCAGAGACCTCTGTAGACCTGTGCTGCTCCTGTCCGGATGTGTCTGAGTCCCCCACCCCGTTGGTGGACAGTTTGTCTGAGGTCAGCTGTGATCAGCAAAAAGACTCAGTATTAGAGAGTACAGAGACAGATGTGGTGACAGGGGAATTTACCGAAGGACCACTAGAAAACTACGAAGAGGAGACTAAAGAGAACGAGCAGCCAGCACCCTCTGAGGATATGCACCACGCTGAGAAGGATGAGGAATCTCCAGGG GCTCCTTTCCCAACATCTGCAAGTTTCAACCAAGAAGTGGAAACAGCTCTGGAAAGTTTTGACTTCCTCAACTGTTCTGAcctggaggaagaagagaatgagaaagaTGATGACATTCATGAAGAGGTCAAACAAAAGGAAGAGGTTGTACAAGAAGTGGACCAAATTCAGTCAGTAGAGGACCATAACGAATCCATAGACGAGACTGCAAAGGATAAAGAAAAGGAAGATATTTTCTCAGAAGGAAG TGATGAAGAGGTggatggtgatctaaatataatTATGGAGGCTCCAGAAGGATTTAGGAACTCTGATGAAGACCGTTATTCTGAAtcacag TCAAGTGTTGCTGACCTGCAGGATCTGGGTCAGATTGAAATGCCAGAGGAACCACAGACATCCGACCAAGAAAAGGGAGAGGAGCAACATG aggAAGCAACGTCTCATGATCAGGAGGAGCCCTCAGCACCCAGCCAACTGGCTACAACTGTCTTCTAA